One Aminivibrio pyruvatiphilus genomic window carries:
- a CDS encoding transposase, translating into MSTHYSVDFKVHVALEACKEDRTLAQLSREFGVSPEQICRWKKKLQSNAGLVFASKQMKKKREEPSATLYEEIGRLKMEIDRMKKCN; encoded by the coding sequence ATGTCCACACATTATTCTGTCGACTTCAAGGTTCACGTCGCTTTGGAAGCGTGCAAGGAAGACCGGACTCTTGCCCAGCTTTCACGGGAGTTCGGTGTGTCTCCGGAACAGATCTGCAGATGGAAAAAGAAGCTCCAGTCCAATGCGGGGCTCGTCTTTGCCTCGAAGCAGATGAAAAAAAAGCGGGAAGAACCTTCCGCGACGCTTTACGAGGAGATTGGCCGGCTGAAAATGGAGATTGACAGGATGAAAAAATGCAACTGA